GAAGAATTAGATGACATTGTCTGGGAAATTAACCACAAACCTCGCAAAACCCATGGTTATTTAACCGCTCAGGAAATGTTAGAATTGGAGCAAGCAACGGGTGTTGCGATTCCATTTAGAATGTAGGACTTTCATTTTCCTATAATATGAGTAGGATTACCCTATGAATAAAAAAATCAAAGTTCGAGTCCGGTTAATTATCATTAAAGACGGCCACATCCTGCTTTCCCACAACACGCGGGACAAGTTCTATTATTATGTCGGCGGGAAAGTGGAATTTCGAGAAACTTTGGCCGAGGCAGCCAAACGGGAAGTGCGCGAAGAAGCCGATGCCGACTTCACTTTCGGGAAAATCCTTTACATCCGTGAATTTATCCCGTCTGATGATCCGACTGAGCATTCCGCCGAGTTTTTCATTTTGGGCGATGTTGATAAATTCGCTGGCATTCACGGGCGAAATGATGATCTGGCCACTGCCGAAACTTGTCTTGAGTGGATAAAGCTGGATGATTTGAAAAAAATTAATGTCCTGCCAGCGCGCTTAACCGATCTGGTTCTGGCCGGCCATAAATCCGGCTTTAAAGAAGAAATAAAATACCTCGGCCGGTTTGATTAAAAAGATTCTCAACCCAATGAGAATAAAAGGTTAATCAGTTCTCTGGATGAATCTTCATTGTTTTACCAAGAAAATCGCCTGGGTTTTTTCCGGAAATGTATTTTGACAGTAGTTCGTCAATTTCTCTGTTTGATGAGTAAGGCGGAGGACAGATTGCCCCGGATTTTGGATTGGCTTGAACAAGTTTTTTGAAGTGTTTAAAGTTAAAGGTAACTACCAGGTAGTTTTCCTTCACTGCTAAATTATGAATTTCCTCGTCCGGCGCCTGTTTGGAAAGTCCGTAGTTAAACACAGAATGGGCAAGGCTGCTCTTCTTACTCAGTTTGGGGAATTCTGAAGGTTTGGCAAAAGCACTGTCAAGAAGAAACCTGAACTTTCTGGTCTTTTTGGCTTTGTTCCTATCTTTGCGCGTAATACTCAAAAAACTCTCTCAGGTCCTTTTGGGTTAACTTGCCAAGGTTGGGAATTTCTTTTTTAATTTCTGCGAGAGTGTAGTTCATGGCTTTCAGGGCCATGACTCTGGCCACGGGCACCCTTGTTCCTTTAATCACGGGAACTCCTCCTTGAATATTGGGATCGATTTGCATCATTGCCGGCATTGATTTTATTATCTTCATAAAAGTTGACGATTGTCAACAAGAATAAGGAAAGTTTGTGAAAGTTTAGTGAGAAGTGACTAACTCTCTCAATATGGAATATAATTTAGTTATGTCTGATTTGAAAAAATACCGTGAACACGAAACCATTTTGGCCGTCGTCGTTTTCTTTCGCTGTCGCGGAAAATTTCTTCTTTTAAAAAGATCGCCCAAGAAAAAAGTTGATGCTAACACCGTCAACGGCGTCGGGGGAAAAGTGGAACCGGGGGAATCTTTTCTTGACGCCATTGTCCGGGAAACCAAAGAAGAAACCGGCCTTGATATTTCTCCGAAAAAGTTCGTCCCTCACGGCCTGGTCCAAGTCCCGGATCTCAATAATAATGTCGAGTGGGTGATCATGGAATTCGTGGCGGATTTAAAAAAAGAAGTGCAGATCCCGGAGAGCGAAGATGGGCAATTCACCTGGTACAGCCCTGAGGAAATCAAGAAACTCCCGATGCTGGCGGATGTCAAACAGTTTCTCCAGACCATTCATAAAACCCCCAAAGCCTTCGCCCTGACTTTTTGCGCCTATCGCCAAGACGGCGAGGTCAAAAATGTTTCTTCAACAGTCTTTTCCTAACAAGGCAAAACAAGTTCTTCTGTTTTTATTAGACAATGATAGAATGGGGAACAGGGGGAACGCGTATGGATGATTATAAACTGCGAAAATATCTTTCAGCCATTGAGGCCGCAAAATATTTAGACATTAATGTCAAAGCGCTACGAGTGTTGGTTTCTTCAGGCAAAGTCAACTCGACAGTTTCTCCCAGCGGTCAGCAGCGCTTTGTCCTGGCTGATTTAAAAAAAATCGAGCAGACAAACCATACAAAGGCCAAGCGGCTACCGGGTCTGAAATTTTGGGAAACAGAAATTAACGGAACAAGCCAAAAAATCTTTATGAAAAGTTCTTGCAAAATGGACGATTTGCCAGATGAATCTGTGCATCTTATGATAACCTCGCCGCCATACTTTAACGCTAAAATGTATTCCAGAAAACCGCTTAAAGAAGATCTGGGAAATATTCATGATCTGGAAAGATGGTTTGCCACAATTGGTGAAGTCTGGCGTGAGACCTATCGAGTTTTGCAACCGGGCCGGAAAGCTTTTATCAACATCATGAATTTGCCGGTTCGGGAAAACGGCGGTTTCTACAGTTTGAATCTGGTCGGCCAAACAATTGACTTAATGACTAAAATCGGCTTTATTTTTAAGCGCGATATTATCTGGCACAAAACTAATGGGGTGCGGGCCCAATTTGGCACCTACCCTTATCCCGGCGGAATTCTGATTAACAACATGCATGAGTTTATTTTGGAGTTCAATAAACCAGAGAAAAAAGGGTTTAATAAATATGCTCACCTGTCCAAAGAACAGAAGGAGCGCTCTAAAATTGATAAAGATTTTTGGCTATCGCTTAAAAATAGTGATGTTTGGCTGATGAAACCGCAAAATAGTGGTGATGGTCGCAGCCATGTGGCGCCATTCCCATATGAGTTGCCATACCGGCTAATTAAAGCCTACAGCTACATTAGTGAAACAGTTTTGGACCCCTTCCTCGGCAGCGGCACCACCTTAAAAGCGGCAGCAGATTTAAAACGAGATGGTGTCGGCTATGAAATTGTCCCGGAGATTGCCCGAGATGCGATCTCTTCCTTGAAAAATTATCAGGAGCGATTGCTTTGAAGATCTTCTTTGCTGATTTGATAATCGTCAGGCCTCATTTGAATTTTCTCGGTTGGGATATTCCAGGTTTCTTTCCCGCCTAGTCTGGAGTTTATCAATATTTTACCGTTTTCCTTAATAAAACTTGGCGAGAGGATAGTAAATTTTTTGATTGGCAGGAAGGCAAAAAGAATCACACCATTTTGTCTCTCAGCTCTCGTAACTTTATTCTTTTTAACATCATAAGCGTCAAGCTCAGTCGTGCTAAATTGGAATTCAACCTGGGTTGGGGGGGTGCCGTCATTTAAATCGACCTCGTAATCCAAAGCGCCGGTGACTTTACCTTTTGGGCTTTGACCCTGAACTATTGTGCGGTTTTGATCGGAACCCGAGATTTTAACAGTGGCTTTAGGATATTTCCGGCGCAGGTTTCTTTCTAGCCAGACCGAGAACGCGTCTTCGACAGCCCAAAAAGCCTTCATTTGTTGTCCAAACTGTTCAGCGGTTCGACGGTCTCGAATCCAACTATCGATATCTACAGTCTCGCCCTTGGCAGCAAAATACTTGGCCATGTATTTTTTGGTTTCCTCTTCAATGCCCCAGGGTTTTACCAAGGCGAGAAGCTCGTCAGGTTTTTTTGCCATAAATTCGCCTAATACTAACATAGCCGATTGACAAATTAAACGTTACTGACGCCCCAAACCTCAAATTGAATGGAAACATGAATCGAGAAGGAGTAGAATCCGGGTAACTATGGGTCAAACTTTTTGGACTATTTTCGCAGGAGTTACAGTTTTTAGTTTGGGCCAAATATTTCAAAACTTTTTCTTAAAGCCGCTACAGACTTTTCAGAATGTAAAAGGTGAAATAATTCACAAAGTAAAGTTTCATTCGAACGTAATTACGAATTCTGGACTAGATAAGGAACATTTGAGCTGGGCATCAGGAGATATGCGTGACTTAAGTTGCCAGTTAGAAACTAGTTATCTGTTAGTCCCATTTACAAGTGTTTTAAGCCGTTTTAGTCTTATTCCACCAAGGATTGATATAAGAGAGGCCGCCCGAATACTTATCTTGTTGTCTAATGCTGGAGGAATGCCTGGAAATGAAGAGAAAAACGCAAAATCTATTGATAAACTTAAAAAATTACTAAAGGCGGAGTTGTAAGTAAAATTTCCAGATAGAGCTCTCTAAAAAGCTAGCGAGGAGTGACTTAGCTTTCGTCTATAAGCCTTCCAAGATATTCCGGGTCCCAATCCCAAAAAGTAATTCCTCTTTCTTTGATAAGTTTCGGAAGTAATGCACTTTTTAGATCTTTAATTGCCATAGCGATGATTTTATTGCCTTCTTCTAGACTTGTCTGTAATTCCCAATCAACCCATCGGCTTTGGTGAGTTGTCTCACTAATAAGACAAACGGTAACACTTGAACGTCTGATTTGATCTCTAATTACGCGCTTTAGATACTCGGCGTTGTTGCTATCAATTGCTTCTTTAATTGATTCATCATAAAACTCAAGCTCAAAGTTTGGGTTATCTTTCAACAACCTCAGACCCCTGACGTGATCAAGATCATCAGAAGAAAAGCTTAAAAAAACGCGCTTCTTTTCTTGCTTAAGTAAAGTAGTGTCCGAATACATATTTATCCTTTCCTAACACCTTTAAACTTACCGCCACTGGTTTTATTGTCCATGAATATTCCAGTATCCTTATTCTGCTTAACCCACAAGTGGGTTTTTGGATTAAAGTATTGCGTACGCTTATCAACCGCGCCTTCCCTGCCTTTACCTTTAGGTCCATTTGTCGCCATATTTATCACCACCTCTAGCAAACGCAGCTAAAGTTTGCTAACCGGAATATAAAAGAATGCCCAGATTTTAGTCAACTATCAACTTTCACATCATAAGACATCAACCTATAATTTTCTTGACTTTGTCCCCAAGCAATGAAATACTGAGGTAACTTTTCCACACATAAATTGGTTGAGAGGGGGTGAGGAAATGAAGAAGATTTTGAAAATAGTCGGGGGAATTTTTCTGGTTCTTATTATTTTGGGCGTGATCGGGGCGATAACCGGCGGAAGCAAAAAGACTCCTACAGAAAATTCAGGGGCGGCTAAAGAGACGGCCAACACGAATAACGCACCGCAAGCAGTTGAGCCAACCAAGATTCAGGCAAGCGAACTGGCTGACGATTTTGACGCTAATCAAGTGGCGGCAAAAGAAAAATGGAATGGGAAGCTGGTCGAGTTTACGGCCGCAGTCTCTAATATCACTGAATCCGGGTTATCTTTTACCGGCATAGCCAGCAAGCAGTTTTCTTTAACCCAAATCAGTTGCGCGGTGACAGATAAACAACAACTGATGCCTTTAAAAAACGGACAGATGGTCACGGTTCGGGGCACGGTGGGGGATCAAATGTTGGGAGTGATCAGTATTAAAGATTGCTCGGTTGTTCAGTAGGCAGATCACGAAAGGCACATTGGCTTAAGGGTTGAAGCCGGGCAAAAAAATTTACCGGGGCGGATTGGCAGAACGGCGAAAAAGGCGGCGGGTGCCGTCAACAAAAAGATAGGTGCCTCCGGCAGCCATTAGTACCAGAAAACCAATTGACACTACCGGCGGCGCGCCGGCTTCGTTCAGGCGGCGCAAAAAACCGGGAACATCCCAGCCGCTCCCGCTAAGCTCCGAAATTATGGGTGAGTTGGGGTCCAGAACCGTTCCGGCAGTTTCCGCAATCGCCGCTCCGCCAACCAAAATCTCAAAAGGCGCTATGCGGTTTAATAACCGGTTACTGAAACGGCTGGTCCTTCTGAACAGATTGGGCCTTTTTTCAGGATTTTCTGACATAAGCGGATTCTAAATGTCGAAAGTAAAGAAGTGGTAATATCTTCCTATGTCTAAGGAAAAATTGCACATGGGAATGCTGTCGGAGATGCGGCGGGTGGCGGGGCCGGATTGGGACAAGTATCGTGATGAGATTCGTAGGCACGGGGCAATTGTCAATTATGTAAACGGAAAAATCGTCGGGTTCTCTTTTGGCGAAATTCTAGTCGGGCAAAAGGGAAATGGCCACCGGGGATTTGCCGGGCAGGAAGGAAAACCTCAGGCAGGTCTGCGCCAATATCTGGAAAGCTTAGGTCGGGATGATGTGACGCCTGAGGAGCTTTCAAAACAGGATATTGTGGCAAGGAGAAAAGGGCATGGCAGCGGAAGGCATTATGGCCGGGGAAAACATCCTTCGACAGTGAAAGATTTTCTGCGGGATACTGGCCAGCGTTGGAATTTCCCGGAACCTGCTCCCGAGACTTCAGAAAAACCGGCTTCGGACGATTCACTACAGACTTCTAAATAAACTCTGCGAGTATGAAAATTTCAGTGATTGCACATCCAAACTCCCGCCGGCCAAGAGTGGAAACGGATCTTCTAGGCGCCTTGCATGTCTATGTTTCAGAACCGCCGCTTGATGGTAAAGCTAATCGGGCGGCAGGGGAAGCGCTGGCAAAGTATTTTAAAGTTAAAAAGAATCAGGTGCTTTTGGTGTCGGGAGAAAAAACGAAGAATAAGATGTTTGAAATTATTAAGGAAAATGGAGAGGGCTGAGCGGATGGGGATTGAAGTTGAGAGGTGAGCTGGTTAGAATCAAGGCATGCAGATCAGGAAAGAATTTTGCCTTCCTCCCGTTGCGAACTTTCCCTGGAAAGAGGTGGGGCTGACTCTCTATTACAAAACTAATATTGAGGGGGAATTTGACGCCGTCCACGCGACGCGCGAAGTTGTCGGTGAGGCCCGGACAAGACTGGGAATAGGGGCCGATCTGCTGCTGGACCCCGATTCGTTTGGCCGGGTGAAGGAAGAAATGTGGAAAATGGCTAATGAGGAACAGCGGCCCGGATGGGAACCGGCCCGCCACTCAGTCTTCATGGAAAAATAACTTCCGCGATCGGTATAAAGCGATCACCGGAATGATAACCACTCCGGCCAGAAGATAACCTCCGAGAATGTCTGTTGGGAAATGCTGGCCGGAATAGATCCGGCCAAGGCCAACGGCGGCCATGATAATAATCGCCAGGAGAGTGACCCAGCGTTTGCGGTAAACCGCGGCCACAAAAATAAAAACCAGAGAAGTTAAAAGAACATGGCCGCTGGGGTAACTGCTTAGCGGCAGGGGAAAGAAAACATGCAGCTGAGCCGGGGTGGGCCGGGGACGGTTAATAATCGTAATGTGAAACAAAAATCCGACGACATCCAGTATACTCAAAAGAAGAAGGAAAACTATCGCCCGCCATTTCCGGGTGAGAATTAAAGCCAGAAGGACGGCGCCCAGCCAAAGGAAAAGCCACGGGGCCCAGCCGGAATACATGACCGCGTAGCTGGGAGCGGACAGAAAAGTATATTTTTGCACCGCCCGGCCGATAGAGAGGTCCCAGCCAAGGGTCGCTCCGGAATTAACTGTAACAGTCAGCCAGATAAAAGCCGCCAGGTCGATTAGCCATAGGACCGCCAGTTTCATATTTTCCTTAAGGAGGATTTTATGTCCTCTTCATTAAAATCCGGTAAATTTCTGAC
The Patescibacteria group bacterium genome window above contains:
- a CDS encoding phosphatase PAP2 family protein — translated: MKLAVLWLIDLAAFIWLTVTVNSGATLGWDLSIGRAVQKYTFLSAPSYAVMYSGWAPWLFLWLGAVLLALILTRKWRAIVFLLLLSILDVVGFLFHITIINRPRPTPAQLHVFFPLPLSSYPSGHVLLTSLVFIFVAAVYRKRWVTLLAIIIMAAVGLGRIYSGQHFPTDILGGYLLAGVVIIPVIALYRSRKLFFHED
- a CDS encoding TIR domain-containing protein, which gives rise to MYSDTTLLKQEKKRVFLSFSSDDLDHVRGLRLLKDNPNFELEFYDESIKEAIDSNNAEYLKRVIRDQIRRSSVTVCLISETTHQSRWVDWELQTSLEEGNKIIAMAIKDLKSALLPKLIKERGITFWDWDPEYLGRLIDES
- a CDS encoding site-specific DNA-methyltransferase; the encoded protein is MDDYKLRKYLSAIEAAKYLDINVKALRVLVSSGKVNSTVSPSGQQRFVLADLKKIEQTNHTKAKRLPGLKFWETEINGTSQKIFMKSSCKMDDLPDESVHLMITSPPYFNAKMYSRKPLKEDLGNIHDLERWFATIGEVWRETYRVLQPGRKAFINIMNLPVRENGGFYSLNLVGQTIDLMTKIGFIFKRDIIWHKTNGVRAQFGTYPYPGGILINNMHEFILEFNKPEKKGFNKYAHLSKEQKERSKIDKDFWLSLKNSDVWLMKPQNSGDGRSHVAPFPYELPYRLIKAYSYISETVLDPFLGSGTTLKAAADLKRDGVGYEIVPEIARDAISSLKNYQERLL
- a CDS encoding DUF167 domain-containing protein, with the protein product MKISVIAHPNSRRPRVETDLLGALHVYVSEPPLDGKANRAAGEALAKYFKVKKNQVLLVSGEKTKNKMFEIIKENGEG
- a CDS encoding OB-fold putative lipoprotein produces the protein MKKILKIVGGIFLVLIILGVIGAITGGSKKTPTENSGAAKETANTNNAPQAVEPTKIQASELADDFDANQVAAKEKWNGKLVEFTAAVSNITESGLSFTGIASKQFSLTQISCAVTDKQQLMPLKNGQMVTVRGTVGDQMLGVISIKDCSVVQ
- a CDS encoding NUDIX domain-containing protein, with product MNKKIKVRVRLIIIKDGHILLSHNTRDKFYYYVGGKVEFRETLAEAAKREVREEADADFTFGKILYIREFIPSDDPTEHSAEFFILGDVDKFAGIHGRNDDLATAETCLEWIKLDDLKKINVLPARLTDLVLAGHKSGFKEEIKYLGRFD
- a CDS encoding DUF5615 family PIN-like protein, whose amino-acid sequence is MSITRKDRNKAKKTRKFRFLLDSAFAKPSEFPKLSKKSSLAHSVFNYGLSKQAPDEEIHNLAVKENYLVVTFNFKHFKKLVQANPKSGAICPPPYSSNREIDELLSKYISGKNPGDFLGKTMKIHPEN
- a CDS encoding DUF433 domain-containing protein; translation: MKIIKSMPAMMQIDPNIQGGVPVIKGTRVPVARVMALKAMNYTLAEIKKEIPNLGKLTQKDLREFFEYYAQR
- a CDS encoding NUDIX domain-containing protein, with product MSDLKKYREHETILAVVVFFRCRGKFLLLKRSPKKKVDANTVNGVGGKVEPGESFLDAIVRETKEETGLDISPKKFVPHGLVQVPDLNNNVEWVIMEFVADLKKEVQIPESEDGQFTWYSPEEIKKLPMLADVKQFLQTIHKTPKAFALTFCAYRQDGEVKNVSSTVFS